DNA sequence from the Glycine soja cultivar W05 chromosome 18, ASM419377v2, whole genome shotgun sequence genome:
TTGGCATTGAACCAATCCCCATTCAGAGTGGATTAGGAGGTGCATATTATTTTAGGAACAGCAATGGTGAAAATGCTGCTATTGTGAAACCAACTGATGAGGAGCCTTATGCACCAAACAATCCTAAAGGTTTTGTTGGCAAAGCCCTTGGACAACCAGGACTGAAACGTTCAGTGAGGGTTGGGGAGACAGGTTTCAGAGAAGTTGCAGCTTACCTTCTTGACCATGATCATTTTGCCAATGTGCCCTCTACTGCCCTTGTAAAGGTCACacattctatttttaatattaatgacAGGGTCAATGGTAGTATGCATCATAACAAAAAGCAAATAAGCAAGATTGCATCACTGCAGCAGTTCATTCCTCATGATTTTGATGCAAGTGATCATGGAACTTCTAGTTTCTCTGTTGCTGCTGTTCATAGGATTGGGATTTTGGATGTACGAATTTTAAACACAGACAGACATGCAGGAAATCTTCTGGTCAGGAAGCTTGAAGGGTTTGGAAAGTTTGACCAAGTGGAGCTTTTTCCCATTGATCATGGTCTTTGTCTCCCTGAAACTTTGGAAGATCCTTATTTTGAATGGATCCATTGGCCTCAAGCATCAATTCCTTTCTCAGATGATGAGCTCGACTATATATATCATCTAGACCCATTTCGTGATTCAGAAATGCTTAGAATGGAGCTTCCCATGATTCGAGAAGCATGCTTGCGGGTTTTGGTTCTCTGCACTATCTTCCTCAAGGAATCCGCAGCTTTTGGTCTTTGCCTAGCAGAGATTGGCGACATGATGAGTAGGGAATTTCAGGGTCTCGATGAAGAGCCAAGTGAGCTTGAGCTTATCTGTATTGAAGCAAAGAAACTGTTAGATCAGGAAGAATTATTTTCCTTTGAAGCTGAGGTAGGAGACAAAGATGTGACTCAGTTTCAGTTAGATTGTGAGGATCAGGATTTGGATTTCACTACAAACATAGAAGAGAAACTGACTGTAATGCCACCATTTCAAGTTGGAGCAAGAAATGGAAACATTAGAAACACACTTTCTAGACTAGAGGAAAGCATGATGGAGGACGAGGCTGAGAGTGAAGGGGAGTTACCCGTAGGTGGTGGTGAATACAATGGTCCTGTGTTAAATGGGGTGCCTAATGTTTCAAAGCTTTCTGTGTCTCTGCAAAACACGAGAACTAGTGAAAAAAGTTGGCAGCAGATGGGTGTAAAGCAAAAGAGTGACTTTTTGGCTGGGACATCATCTGGAAACACAACTGTGAATGAGTTACCTGCAAGCTCAAGTTTCGTGAAGCTAACAGATATGGATGAAGAGAGGTGGAATCAGTTTCTTGAGAATTTCCAAAGGTTGTTGATCCCAGATTTTGTTAATTACAAACGAGGAAATGTGAGCAAGAAGCAGAGGCAGAGGCTTGGAACTTCATGCCAGTTTTAGGGGGACCATAAATGAAATGTGAAGTGAACCAATAAATATTAGAGGCTTGTACAATGTGTCATACGGCACACATGgaactatatataaataaataaatacagagGCTTTATATTCGCAACACTGAGGAGGAGGGAGTATTCAGGAGTAAATAGTAAATGAAGATTATCAGGTAGTAAGGTCTTGCATCAGCAAATAGAGGGAGAGCTTATTCACCAGTAGAAGTGAAGACTATGTCCTGATTTACTCCTTTTAATTTTACTCGCTTTATGTTCACTGGTTAGTATGTTGAATAATTCAGAGTAGATgccaaaataaatttgtatataCCTATGTTTTCCTGAAGATATAAATAATACTTGTAGTGTGGTTTGTTTGTCGCCTTTAAATTCTtctgtttttatcttttggtgAATTTCCATTCAATCCTTCTATATACCGGCAATCTATTTGTTGTCCAAATCATTCCCTCGTTTGGAAAAAAGTAGGATAGAAGAGAAAATGAGTAGAAAAGGAAGTTTTTGGGTTCTttagattaaaagaaattagaaataaaaatgaagagaaagaaaaattgacTTTTCCTTTTACTTGATAGAgaaaatataatcataataaaGGCATTTgaaatttacataatataataaaataaaagtaaggaCATTTTGATCATTTTCTTTAAAGCTT
Encoded proteins:
- the LOC114396337 gene encoding phosphatidylinositol 4-kinase gamma 7-like, with translation MYPDLDTCLHDEMAVTTFKVPPSECCGNKKMERKPSGRRRVFVQTETGCVLGMELDRSDNAHTVKRKLQVAFNVPTEASSLICGDMVLKNDLSVVRNDSPLLLTRTFLHRSSSTPCLSPTGRDLQQRDQSGPIEVIGCSDMFSGTKQLVEDIMKAIKVGIEPIPIQSGLGGAYYFRNSNGENAAIVKPTDEEPYAPNNPKGFVGKALGQPGLKRSVRVGETGFREVAAYLLDHDHFANVPSTALVKVTHSIFNINDRVNGSMHHNKKQISKIASLQQFIPHDFDASDHGTSSFSVAAVHRIGILDVRILNTDRHAGNLLVRKLEGFGKFDQVELFPIDHGLCLPETLEDPYFEWIHWPQASIPFSDDELDYIYHLDPFRDSEMLRMELPMIREACLRVLVLCTIFLKESAAFGLCLAEIGDMMSREFQGLDEEPSELELICIEAKKLLDQEELFSFEAEVGDKDVTQFQLDCEDQDLDFTTNIEEKLTVMPPFQVGARNGNIRNTLSRLEESMMEDEAESEGELPVGGGEYNGPVLNGVPNVSKLSVSLQNTRTSEKSWQQMGVKQKSDFLAGTSSGNTTVNELPASSSFVKLTDMDEERWNQFLENFQRLLIPDFVNYKRGNVSKKQRQRLGTSCQF